The proteins below come from a single Metarhizium brunneum chromosome 1, complete sequence genomic window:
- the DED81 gene encoding Asparagine--tRNA ligase, cytoplasmic, with translation MATIYIDEDIGKDEPTQQGTEQSPFKTLQFAYLQHPAQAQYLTRKSESADDEAAREWKPAAKSAMKKVVNYFEQQKKKAAREQELAIHRKKEEEERHKVLDEAKKIVLEEDPSLPKPVTIKLDEAGDHIALRKADDADSKGTRVRVFGRVHRERKQKDVLFVTLRDGYGFMQVVISGKLAKTYEALTLTRETSMEIFGEMREVPAGARAPLNRELHADFYKIPKHWRAVGGDDAITNRVTASTEHSTLLDLRHLTLRGENASSVLLVRDAMEYAFNRAYHEARIRKVSPPALVQTQVEGGSTLFKFDYYGADAFLTQSSQLYLETCLPSLGSVYCIEKSFRAEKSLTRRHLSEFTHIEAELDFINFDDLLTHLETLICRVLELVLEDPMIAGYIKTLNPEFKVPERPFMRMRYSDAIKWLIDHEIPNEEGNPHNFGDDIAEAAERKMTDIINKPIFITHFPAHIKAFYMKRDPEDDRVTESVDCLMPGVGEIVGGSMRIDDYDELLAACKREGLDPEPYYWYIDQRKYGSSPHGGYGVGLERLLAWLCKQHTVRDCCLYPRYMGRCKP, from the exons ATGGCGACCATCTATATTGACGAGGACATTGGCAAGGACGAGCCCACGCAGCAGGGCACCGAGCAGTCTCCCTTCAAGACGCTTCAATTCGCCTATCTCCAACACCCCGCCCAGGCCCAGTACCTGACACGAAAATCTGAGAGCGCCGACGATGAGGCCGCCCGAGAATGGAAGCCTGCAGCCAAGTCTGCCATGAAAAAGGTTGTCAACTACTTTGAgcaacaaaagaagaaggctgcGCGCGAGCAGGAACTCGCCATCCATcgcaagaaggaggaggaggagcgccaCAAGGTtctggacgaggccaagaagattgtTCTCGAGGAGGATCCCAGCCTTCCCAAACCCGTCACCATCAAACttgatgaggctggtgaCCACATTGCGCTTCGcaaggccgacgatgccgatAGCAAAGGAACCCGAGTCCGCGTGTTCGGCCGCGTCCACCGCGAGAGAAAACAAAAGGATGTTTTGTTTGTCACCCTGCGTGATGGCTATGGCTTCATGCAGGTGGTCATCTCTGGCAAACTTGCCAAGACGTATGAGGCTCTTACCCTTACCCGCGAGACCTCGATGGAGATCTTTGGTGAAATGCGCGAGGTCCCCGCGGGAGCCCGCGCCCCTCTCAACCGAGAACTGCACGCCGACTTTTACAAGATACCCAAGCACTGGAGAGCCGTTGGCGGTGACGatgccatcaccaacagaGTCACGGCCTCTACTGAGCATTCCACTCTGCTCGACCTCCGCCACCTTACCCTCCGTGGAGAGAACGCCTCATCGGTCCTTCTTGTCCGCGATGCAATGGAATACGCCTTCAACCGGGCATACCACGAAGCCAGGATCCGCAAGGTCAGCCCTCCTGCGCTGGTACAGACTCAGGTCGAAGGCGGCTCCACGCTCTTCAAGTTTGACTACTACGGAGCCGATGCTTTCCTCACCCAATCCTCTCAGCTGTATCTGGAGACCTGCCTGCCTTCCTTGGGCAGCGTCTACTGTATCGAGAAGTCTTTCCGCGCTGAAAAGTCCCTGACCCGGAGACATTTGTCCGAGTTCACTCACATCGAGGCCGAGCTCGACTTTATCAACTTTGACGATCTTTTGACCCACCTTGAGACCCTCATCTGCCGTGTCCTAGAGCTGGTCCTGGAGGATCCCATGATTGCCGGATACATCAAGACGCTCAACCCCGAATTCAAGGTCCCTGAACGACCCTTTATGCGCATGAGGTACTCGGATGCTATTAAGTGGCTCATTGACCACGAAATCCCCAACGAGGAGGGCAACCCGCACAACTTTGGTGACGACATTGCCGAGGCCGCTGAGCGCAAGATGAccgacatcatcaacaagcCCATTTTCATCACCCACTTCCCTGCGCACATCAAAGCCTTCTACATGAAGAGGGACCCTGAGGATGACAGAGTGACTGAGAGTGTCGACTGTCTCATGCCTGGCGTCGGTGAGATTGTGGGTGGTTCCATGAGAATAGACGACTACGACGAGCTGCTTGCCGCGTGCAAGCGCGAGGGCCTCGACCCCGAGCCATACTACTGGTATATCGACCAGCGCAA ATATGGAAGCTCCCCGCACGGCGGTTACGGCGTTGGTCTCGAGCGTCTCCTCGCCTGGCTGTGCAAGCAGCACACTGTTCGAGATTGTTGCCTGTATCCGCGCTACATGGGGCGCTGCAAACCCTAA